One window of Rubrobacter aplysinae genomic DNA carries:
- a CDS encoding ABC transporter permease produces MGARGGFLQKGVSRLPDRALLIGAAVVYLFLYAPILVLMVFSFNSARSTQVWEGFSTKWYAALLRDQSVLDAFYNSMIVGVSSTIIATFIGTLAAMALTRHRFRGHSFADSTIYAATVMPEIVVGVSLLAFFVAIGLGLGLTTIVIAHVAFNISFVTIVVRARLSGMDESIEEAARDLGANPLQTFFKVTLPLILPGVMAGALLAFTLSFDDFVITFFVSGVGSSTLPLKIYSMIKFGVSPVINALSTVILVATMILIFGGSRFFMEKEE; encoded by the coding sequence ATGGGCGCCAGAGGCGGATTCTTGCAAAAAGGCGTGAGCCGGCTGCCGGACCGGGCGCTGCTTATAGGGGCGGCGGTGGTGTACCTGTTCCTCTACGCCCCGATCCTGGTACTGATGGTCTTCTCGTTCAACTCGGCCCGCAGCACCCAGGTATGGGAAGGGTTCTCGACGAAGTGGTACGCGGCGCTCCTTAGGGATCAGTCGGTTCTGGACGCGTTCTACAACTCGATGATCGTCGGCGTGAGCTCCACCATCATCGCGACGTTCATCGGGACGCTCGCGGCGATGGCCCTGACGCGCCACCGCTTCCGGGGTCACAGTTTCGCCGACTCCACGATCTATGCGGCGACCGTGATGCCGGAGATAGTGGTCGGCGTGAGCCTCCTGGCGTTCTTCGTGGCGATCGGGCTCGGGCTCGGGCTGACGACCATCGTCATCGCCCACGTGGCGTTCAACATCTCGTTCGTGACCATCGTGGTGCGCGCCCGGTTGTCGGGGATGGACGAGTCCATAGAGGAGGCCGCGCGGGACCTCGGGGCGAACCCCTTGCAGACGTTCTTCAAGGTCACGCTGCCTTTGATACTCCCCGGCGTCATGGCGGGCGCGCTGCTCGCGTTCACGCTCTCCTTCGACGACTTCGTCATTACGTTCTTCGTCTCGGGTGTCGGGTCGAGCACGCTGCCCCTGAAGATCTACTCTATGATCAAGTTCGGCGTCAGCCCCGTCATAAACGCGCTCTCCACCG